The sequence CGCTGAGCAAATGCTTCCGGGCCCATCGCGTCACTCCTTGTTGATCACTTCGTCGAGGTTCAAAAGCGTGTTGCCCATCGTCGTGTACGTCGCCAGTTCGACCGGATCGAGTTTCGCATCGGGCTTCGATTCGCCGATGGAAAGAAGCTGCTCCGCCGCCGTCGGGTCCGCGCGGTACTGGGCGAGCGTGCGCTCAAATCCCTCGTAAAGCACCGACGCTTCCTCCGCCGTGGGCGCCCGTCCCGTCACCAGTTCAAAACCCCATGCCATCCGCGCCTTCGCCGTCGGTCCCCCTTCGTGCATCATGCGCTCGCCCACCGCACGCCCCGCCTCGACGTACGCCGGATCGTTGAGCAGCGTCAGCGCATGCAGCGGCGTATTCGTCAGTCGCTGCCTCACCATGCACACCTGCCGCGACGATGTATCGAACAGCGTCGTCGGCGCGATCGTCCGCCGCCAGAACAGATACAGCGATCGCCGATACAGCGCCGCGCCGTGGTCCTGCTCATACCTGATTTTCCCGAAGCTGAAATCCTCCCACAAACCCGGCGGCTGATACGCCCGCACGCCCGGCCCGCCCATCTGCGCGTTGAGCAATCCCCCCAGCGAAAGCGCCTGATCCCGCAAGACCTGCGACGGCCAGCGATACCGCGGCCCGTGCGTCAGCAATCGATTCTCCGGATCGCGCTCCACCATCGCTTCCGTCACGCGCGAGGACTGCCGGTACGTCGCCGACGTGACGATCATCCGGTGCATCGCCTTGACGTTCCATCCGCTTTCGACGAACTGAACCGCCAGCTCGTCGAGCAGCTCCGGATGGCTCGGCCGCTCGCCCTGCGAGCCGAAGTCCTCGGTCGTTTTGACCAGCCCCATGCCGAAAAACTGCTGCCAGTAGTGATTGATCGTCACGCGCGCCGTCAACGGGTTCGCCGGATCGACGAGCCACTTCGCCAGCGCCAGCCGATTCGACGGTGCATCTTTCGGTAACGCATTGAGCCGCGCGGGCACGCCCGGATGCACGGGCTCGCCGTACTTGTCATACGCTCCGCGGATCAGCACATGCGCCTCCCGCGGCTCCTTCCGCTCCGCCATCACCATGACGCTGATGCTCGATCGCTCCGCCGCCTCGATCTTCTTGTGGATCGCGTCAATCTCATCCTTGACCGGCTGAGCCCGCAGATCGTGGTAATACTTCGTCAGCGCCGCTGTCTGATCCGCCGTGCGCTCTGCCGCCAATAGCGTGTCCTTCACCGCTGCCGGAAGTTCGACGCTCGGCTGGCCGATCGGCTTGGACGACACCGACAGGCGGAACAGGCCGATGTTGTGATGCTTGTGCGGCGATTCGTGTTTGAGCACGAGGGTCAGCGTCGTGCCCGGTCCGCCGACGATGGTGCGGCCCAGCGCGAACTGAGCCGTGCGCGGCGTGTTGATCTTCGGGCTGTTCACCGCCCATCCCGTCTCCGACTTGCCGTCGAACGCACTTGCCACCGGGAACCCCGACTGCTCAAAATCCGCTTGCCCGCCGGTGATTTTGACGGGTTTGCCGCCTTCGCTGATTTCGATTTCGGTGAGCACGAAGTTGCCGCTGTCGGAGCGGGCGAGCCCGTGATGCGTGAACTCCTCGCGCGGCAGGGCTTCGAGGCGCAGCGTGCGGATGTTCTTCGCATCCGTGGCGAGCGTCAGCGTGTAAACGTCCTTCTCGAGATTGACGCCGTTGACGTAAACGGAGTCGTCGGGTTCGATGTGCATCGTCTGCCCGTTCTTCGACGTCGCGCTCGTCGGATGCAGCACGGCCCACTTCGCGTCGCCTTCGATCGACTTGATCGCTTCGATCTGTTGATCGATCCACGTCTGCGGCGGCGCGGTCTTGTCGGCCAGCGCCGCGTCGAGCCGCTGCTGCGCGGCGGCGAGGTCTTTCTGTAGTGCCGCCTGTTTTTCCTGCTGCTGCGGCGTAGGTATCGACATCACCGGCCGGGCATTGCCGCCCGCATCCACCGCGCCCGACTCGTCGATGTTGTTGAAATACGCATAAAGCTGATAGAACTCGACCTGCGTGAACGGATCGTACTTGTGATCGTGACAGCGGGCGCAGCCGAGCGTCAACCCCAGCCAGACCGTCGCCGTGGTGTCGACGCGATCGACGACGTAATCGACGCGCGATTCCTCGGGGATGCGTCCGCCTTCGCCGTTGAGCATGTGATTGCGGTTGAAGCCGGTGGCGAGGCGGTCCTCGAGCGTGGCGTTCGGCAGCAGATCGCCGGCGATCTGCTTGACGGTGAACTGATCGAAGGGCATGTTCTCATTGAACGCCTTGACCACCCAATCGCGCCACGGCCACATCGTCCGCGTCGCGTCCTGCTGATACCCGTTGCTGTCGGCATAACGCGCCTCGTCCAGCCAGGTCCATGCCATGTGCTCCCCGTACGCCGGCGACGCCAGCAGCCGATCGACGAGCTTGTCATACGCCTGCGGCGAATCGTCGGCGAGAAACGCGGCGACTTCGTCGCGCGTCGG is a genomic window of Planctomycetota bacterium containing:
- a CDS encoding DUF1549 domain-containing protein, with the protein product MRSRGLFIVGAILCVLLIPHLAARGEATIDFDRDVRPILSDKCFFCHGPDRAHRKADLRLDTHEGALAKLKDGYAIVPGKPDASELVRRINTTDRDDLMPPPDSGRTLTDAQKKTLTQWITQGAAWAEHWSFVPPVHHEPPAVKRADWARNLIDRFALAKMEEAGVAPSPEADKRTLIRRVTMDLTGLPPTRDEVAAFLADDSPQAYDKLVDRLLASPAYGEHMAWTWLDEARYADSNGYQQDATRTMWPWRDWVVKAFNENMPFDQFTVKQIAGDLLPNATLEDRLATGFNRNHMLNGEGGRIPEESRVDYVVDRVDTTATVWLGLTLGCARCHDHKYDPFTQVEFYQLYAYFNNIDESGAVDAGGNARPVMSIPTPQQQEKQAALQKDLAAAQQRLDAALADKTAPPQTWIDQQIEAIKSIEGDAKWAVLHPTSATSKNGQTMHIEPDDSVYVNGVNLEKDVYTLTLATDAKNIRTLRLEALPREEFTHHGLARSDSGNFVLTEIEISEGGKPVKITGGQADFEQSGFPVASAFDGKSETGWAVNSPKINTPRTAQFALGRTIVGGPGTTLTLVLKHESPHKHHNIGLFRLSVSSKPIGQPSVELPAAVKDTLLAAERTADQTAALTKYYHDLRAQPVKDEIDAIHKKIEAAERSSISVMVMAERKEPREAHVLIRGAYDKYGEPVHPGVPARLNALPKDAPSNRLALAKWLVDPANPLTARVTINHYWQQFFGMGLVKTTEDFGSQGERPSHPELLDELAVQFVESGWNVKAMHRMIVTSATYRQSSRVTEAMVERDPENRLLTHGPRYRWPSQVLRDQALSLGGLLNAQMGGPGVRAYQPPGLWEDFSFGKIRYEQDHGAALYRRSLYLFWRRTIAPTTLFDTSSRQVCMVRQRLTNTPLHALTLLNDPAYVEAGRAVGERMMHEGGPTAKARMAWGFELVTGRAPTAEEASVLYEGFERTLAQYRADPTAAEQLLSIGESKPDAKLDPVELATYTTMGNTLLNLDEVINKE